The genomic window GACCTTTCTTAGCACTGTAGGTGGCATCCCTATATCAAGAGCTGGGCTTTTGCAGTTGAGATGACTGGAAGCAGTTACCAGAGGCACATTATGGCACTCTCCAACCTTTCCTGCTCGTCATAGCCTTTACTATTAACCCTAAAGCACCATCTATATACAAATTGAGGTTTAACTTTATGCCTAAAGTAACTGTCCTTAAATTATGATTCAAATACTAGGGTATTTGGGGTCTCACTCATTCTAGGTCTACATACCAGGCTAACAGCTTGTCCCAGATAGTTGAGAGATTGGTGCATTTGccattttccaaaaataaaaaattttaattacacACATAACTGGTTAATTTTTCCCCGAACATATTATAAAGCCTAGTTTTACTACTATAAACATACAATTTACAATACCATAGGCTACTATAAACCAGTTTACATGAAATCACACTACAGTGGTTCAAAAATAAACCCTTCTCATGCTGGGGTTCCTGAAGACTCCCAAGGCAGGAAATCAATGGTTTTAGAATATATGTAGGgtcactattttttttccttaccagAGACTAAGATTGAGATGGCAGTGCCAGTGACCTGCCTGGTGCAACCTGGTACCAATGAATACAAGGTTTCCTTCTTTGTACCACCTAAGCATCAGCATTCTCCACCAGAGCCCACAGACCCAGATGTGTTCCTTGAACAGAGGAAACCAGCAGCTGTTTTTGTCAGGTAGCTATTTGCTTTGTGAAGTAGAGGCCCTGTCATGTAAGTTCACTCTATCAAGACTTGATCTGAGTGTTATCCTTCGAGAATGCCAATTTAAGAGGTAAAGATGTTTTCATCATCTTATTACAGGTCATTTGGAGGATTTGCTTCTGTAGAAAAATTCAACAAGGAAGCAAAAATTCTGGCAGACATTTTGCAGAAAGAAGGCCAGTCCTTCCACTCGGATTTCTACTTTACTGCTGGCTATAACAGGCCTTTCACACTCTTCAACAGACATAATGAAGTTTGGTATTACAAGAAAGAGATTGAAGGGTTGTGGGTAAGGGCTTAATTTTTGTGCTCACTAAAAATCATACCATTCACATGCTACTAATCCCTTTTAAAACTGTTAATATGCAAGAGGCACTTTGAAGGGTCAGGAAAGCAAATAGCCACACCCTAGATTTCCAAGTCATCCACAGTTCCAtatgaattcatttcttttcaaatacaTGTGTTATAGGAAATGAGCTAAAGTTAAATAAAGTGTCTTAGGTAGTCATTGTGTAAATTTTCTTGATTTACAGATGGCGAAAAACATCCTTGGAAAAATTGGTAAACTTCTAATCTAATGGAcacaataagtgaagaaaaatccAGGCTCGGACCTCAACCACCACTGACTTGCACCTTGTGAATTTTGGTGTGTATACCTGCCAATTTTATTaaagttctttattttcttgtCAAATGAGATATGTACAGCATTTTTGCATATTTAGCAAATACTCTCTAGCTTTATTAtagtaaaaatttttttactttaaaaattttagttacttaaaaaaagaattaagctcAATGTGATTTATGAATACTCACTTTATCTAATGTCACTTAAAATGTTCTTTCCTTCCAAGTATACATACCTCAGCCTAGAATGGATACATAGATCATTCTTCCTTGCAATGGTGCTAAGCTAAATTTTAGATATGAAACTCAGTTCTTTTTCAAGATATCATGGACAGCAATTAATGTAAAATGtcactttattaaaaatttgttGTATATAACTTCAACAGCATACTATGTTTTGTTCCTCTTGTTCCTCTTTTCAAATCCTCCAAAGGGTCCTAACCTGTAATACAAAAAGGCCacctttagtaaaaaaaaaaaacccaaaaagtacTTCCCCTAAAATTGTCAAAATCAGACCTTAGTTTCTCATCACTTTATCAGTGAGAGAGTTCAAGTAAAGGATGATGTCATCATATTCTAAAGGGCATGGATATACTTTGATCCTTCCCCCTCAACTTACTCGGAAGTTGCATCAAGTCACTTCTGATTATTCATTGGAAGTATTCCTATATGAAATAAAAGCTAAAATTAGCTAAAGGTCATGACTGCCTGCAACaacaattattttcctaataaccTCAGATTAAAAATGGAACGGTTTATGGTTGAAATCATTGCCATTTCATTTGGCAGAATCATTAACATCACTGGTTACAAGTTCCCACCCAAAAGGATCGgcaaaatatacattaaaaatagCTTACCTTTCAACTTTACATGTTTACTTTTCTGAAGTTTTTACGAGATCTGtaaaaggatgaaagaaatttCAAGTGGCAGTTTGACTATTTGTTCTCTTAGCATGCAGAGAATTGTCTTTGTCATCTTGTATACAACCTTGCCCATAGCCTCCCATTCATGTCTTTTATTAAGTACtacaggccaaatttgaactcaggtcctcccaaacTCCCAATACTGGAGAGCTCTAGCCACTTATGTAACCTCAGTATAAAAAAAGGAACGGTTTATGAGTAAAATCAC from Macrotis lagotis isolate mMagLag1 chromosome 2, bilby.v1.9.chrom.fasta, whole genome shotgun sequence includes these protein-coding regions:
- the LOC141512810 gene encoding heme-binding protein 2-like is translated as MIKSLKKTLLSQNLESPKWSPAEVAVPGCELRHYETSLWASTVIRDESQKEALRQGLRKLLHYIQGENETETKIEMAVPVTCLVQPGTNEYKVSFFVPPKHQHSPPEPTDPDVFLEQRKPAAVFVRSFGGFASVEKFNKEAKILADILQKEGQSFHSDFYFTAGYNRPFTLFNRHNEVWYYKKEIEGLWMAKNILGKIGKLLI